A region from the Flavobacterium enshiense genome encodes:
- a CDS encoding T9SS type A sorting domain-containing protein, whose protein sequence is MKKYFYFPLLLLFITIAKAQQPNDCVNAITISASGVFNSNASGAGNVQEVIACGPGREHNSIWLKIVIGQAGTLGFDLIPKNPDLLNGDYDFWVYGPNRTCGTGLGSAIRCNVTNPLEANLPNNITGMNGSTNSISAWSGTGGNNLAYVKWLTVAVGEIYYIAIDRPYDTEGFELHWTGSAALVPGPIANPTSDYTIVSDATPNVGLFNLGVKRSEINSDWIANSVDFFTTLANAVDYVSPLPNIYANTSNPQTIYARVTNKTTGYFSLSQFNLVVSTTTLSVNLDSANGYSVTANPNPFKENFKLDLTTSNQETVGVFVYDMLGKLIDERQILPNAVSDWQIGGKYPSGIYNIVVSQGDKTKTLRIIKK, encoded by the coding sequence ATGAAAAAATATTTTTACTTCCCATTATTGCTGTTGTTTATTACTATAGCTAAAGCACAACAACCCAATGATTGTGTCAATGCCATTACGATTAGTGCAAGTGGTGTTTTTAACTCGAATGCCTCAGGTGCTGGTAACGTTCAGGAAGTTATTGCATGTGGTCCAGGACGTGAGCATAATTCTATCTGGCTGAAAATTGTTATTGGGCAGGCAGGTACCTTGGGGTTTGATTTAATTCCAAAAAATCCCGATCTACTTAATGGTGATTATGATTTTTGGGTTTACGGACCAAACAGAACTTGTGGAACTGGTTTAGGCAGCGCAATCCGATGCAATGTAACTAATCCTCTAGAAGCTAATTTACCCAACAACATTACAGGCATGAATGGCAGTACTAATAGTATATCTGCCTGGTCTGGTACCGGAGGTAATAATTTAGCCTATGTAAAATGGCTGACAGTTGCAGTTGGTGAAATTTATTACATCGCTATTGATAGGCCATATGACACTGAAGGATTTGAGTTGCATTGGACAGGTTCTGCAGCTTTGGTGCCGGGACCGATAGCAAATCCCACTAGCGATTATACGATTGTTAGCGATGCTACACCAAATGTAGGCCTTTTTAATTTAGGTGTTAAACGAAGTGAAATAAATTCAGATTGGATTGCGAATTCTGTTGATTTTTTTACAACACTTGCCAATGCTGTTGATTATGTTTCGCCATTACCAAATATTTATGCAAACACCAGTAACCCACAAACAATATATGCACGGGTCACCAACAAAACAACAGGTTATTTTAGCCTTTCACAATTTAATTTAGTTGTGTCTACTACTACTCTAAGTGTTAATCTTGATTCAGCAAATGGTTACTCGGTTACAGCTAATCCAAACCCTTTTAAGGAAAACTTCAAACTCGACTTAACCACTTCTAATCAAGAGACAGTTGGTGTTTTTGTGTATGATATGTTAGGAAAATTAATTGACGAAAGACAAATTTTACCAAATGCAGTTTCCGATTGGCAAATAGGAGGTAAATACCCTTCAGGGATTTACAATATTGTAGTAAGTCAGGGTGATAAAACGAAAACCCTTCGAATAATAAAAAAGTAA
- a CDS encoding glycosyl hydrolase 2 galactose-binding domain-containing protein, giving the protein MKVFLRFLFVFCWPMFILAQNSYSDLGKENWKFRKEGDAKWSQASVPGTVHTDLLRNKMIPDPFFGANEKELQWIENEDWEYETSFTVSAKDSESENIELQFDGLDTYAEVFLNGKSVLKADNMFRTWKVEVKNYLKQGENKLQVVFQSAVKKGKKAAKNLPYTLPGDEKIFSRKAQYQYGWDWGPRFVTAGIWKKVQLHFWNSATIENIKYEQKSLTDEKAELIFDVVVNSQKAANYQLTINEKSVAFLLKNGKNNLKIGYEIRNPKRWWSNGLGEAYLYPFAITLSGGTIVLDKKELNIGLRTIELV; this is encoded by the coding sequence ATGAAAGTTTTTTTGAGATTTCTTTTTGTTTTCTGTTGGCCGATGTTCATTTTGGCTCAAAATTCCTATTCCGATTTGGGAAAGGAAAACTGGAAATTCAGAAAGGAAGGCGATGCTAAATGGAGTCAGGCGTCTGTACCGGGAACGGTTCATACGGATTTGTTGCGCAATAAAATGATTCCGGATCCTTTTTTCGGAGCCAATGAAAAAGAACTGCAGTGGATTGAAAATGAAGACTGGGAATATGAAACTTCGTTTACTGTTTCTGCCAAAGATTCCGAAAGCGAAAATATCGAATTGCAGTTTGATGGTCTGGATACGTATGCCGAAGTTTTTCTAAATGGGAAATCGGTTTTGAAAGCCGATAATATGTTCCGAACCTGGAAAGTTGAGGTTAAGAATTACTTGAAACAGGGTGAAAATAAATTACAGGTTGTATTTCAGTCGGCCGTTAAAAAAGGGAAAAAAGCAGCTAAAAATCTTCCCTATACCTTGCCCGGCGATGAAAAGATATTTTCCCGAAAGGCACAATATCAGTACGGTTGGGATTGGGGGCCTCGTTTTGTTACAGCGGGAATATGGAAAAAAGTGCAGTTGCATTTCTGGAATTCGGCAACCATCGAAAATATAAAGTATGAGCAAAAGTCACTTACCGATGAAAAAGCAGAATTGATTTTTGATGTTGTGGTGAATTCTCAAAAAGCCGCAAACTATCAGTTGACGATAAATGAAAAATCAGTTGCTTTTCTGCTAAAAAATGGGAAGAACAATCTGAAAATAGGATATGAAATCAGAAATCCCAAACGTTGGTGGAGCAATGGTTTGGGAGAGGCCTATTTGTATCCGTTTGCCATTACTCTTTCTGGTGGGACAATTGTTTTGGATAAAAAAGAACTGAATATTGGTTTGCGGACCATTGAGCTGGTTTAG
- a CDS encoding deoxynucleoside kinase: MHIAVAGNIGAGKTTLTRLLSKHYKWEPHYEDVVDNPYLDDFYHSMDRWSFNLQIYFLNSRFRQVLQIRETGKKFIQDRTIYEDAHIFAPNLHTMGLMSNRDFENYSTLFEMMENLVGAPDLLIYLRSSIPNLVGQIHKRGREYENTISIDYLSRLNERYEAWAQTYNKGKLLIIDVDTTDFVNNPEHLGNVINRIDAEINGLF, from the coding sequence ATGCATATAGCTGTAGCAGGAAACATTGGTGCCGGAAAAACGACTTTAACCCGACTTTTATCAAAACATTACAAATGGGAACCGCATTATGAAGATGTGGTAGATAATCCCTATCTGGATGATTTTTATCATTCGATGGATCGCTGGTCGTTTAATTTGCAGATTTACTTCCTGAACAGCCGTTTTCGCCAGGTATTGCAAATCCGTGAAACCGGAAAAAAATTCATTCAGGACAGAACAATTTATGAGGATGCTCATATCTTCGCCCCCAATCTGCACACTATGGGACTAATGAGCAATCGCGATTTCGAGAATTATTCCACTCTGTTTGAAATGATGGAGAATCTCGTAGGAGCTCCTGATTTATTGATTTACCTGAGAAGTTCCATTCCAAACCTTGTAGGACAGATTCACAAAAGAGGACGTGAATATGAAAATACGATTTCCATAGATTACCTGAGCCGATTGAACGAACGCTACGAAGCTTGGGCCCAAACCTACAACAAAGGGAAGTTATTGATTATCGACGTAGACACTACCGATTTTGTCAATAACCCGGAACATTTAGGAAATGTAATCAACAGAATTGATGCCGAAATAAACGGATTATTTTAA
- a CDS encoding beta-mannosidase, translating into MKGANYIPPDSFLPKVNDSVYKNIVKNAVDANMNMLRVWGGGVYPDDAFYNECDKNGILVWQDFMFACAMYPGDEAFLGNVKMEVVDNVNRLQNHPSLAIWCGNNENDEGWHNWGWQKQYKYSEKDSARIWNDYKKLFHELIPKTLDSLLSKEKNLYWPSSPSIGWGRKESLLQGDSHYWGIWWGMEPFEIYKKKVGRFMSEYGFQGMPDMRTFKTFANESDLNLTSEAVKNHQKHPTGYQTIQTYMERDYKVPSTFEDYVYVSQLLQAEGMKTTIEAHRRAKPYCMGSLYWQLNDCWPVTSWSSVDYFGNWKAFHYQAKRSFESILVSVAEEDNQYKVYVVNDDVKSKKGMLQLELVDFNGKVLWRSASEIRVEENTSKMYYSIDKSEFASFNHKEIVLSGKIKFYDREILSALYYFVKPKDLELKQPKISATHLDENTVELTTDVLAKNVFLSSDRGHFSDNYFDLLPNEKKVIHIKGDSKNMQLKTLNAFVYQ; encoded by the coding sequence ATGAAAGGCGCCAACTATATTCCGCCCGACAGTTTTCTGCCAAAAGTAAACGATTCTGTTTATAAAAATATCGTAAAAAATGCTGTCGATGCCAATATGAACATGTTGAGGGTTTGGGGTGGCGGTGTGTATCCCGACGATGCTTTTTACAATGAGTGCGATAAAAACGGAATTCTGGTCTGGCAGGATTTTATGTTTGCCTGTGCGATGTATCCGGGTGACGAAGCCTTTCTGGGTAATGTAAAGATGGAGGTTGTCGATAATGTCAACCGACTGCAGAACCATCCGAGTCTGGCCATCTGGTGCGGGAACAACGAAAACGATGAAGGCTGGCATAATTGGGGCTGGCAAAAACAATACAAATATTCTGAGAAAGATTCGGCTAGAATCTGGAACGACTATAAAAAATTGTTTCACGAACTGATCCCGAAAACACTTGACAGTCTTTTGTCAAAAGAGAAGAACCTGTATTGGCCGTCATCACCGTCAATCGGTTGGGGGAGAAAGGAGAGCTTGCTTCAGGGGGATTCCCATTATTGGGGCATTTGGTGGGGTATGGAACCTTTTGAAATTTACAAGAAGAAAGTCGGCCGTTTTATGAGTGAATATGGTTTTCAGGGAATGCCGGATATGAGAACATTTAAAACGTTTGCCAATGAAAGCGATCTAAATCTTACTTCCGAAGCCGTAAAAAACCATCAGAAGCATCCGACAGGTTATCAGACCATTCAAACGTATATGGAGCGCGATTATAAGGTGCCCTCAACGTTTGAGGACTATGTTTATGTTTCGCAGCTTTTGCAGGCAGAAGGGATGAAAACAACTATTGAGGCCCATCGCAGGGCAAAACCGTATTGCATGGGAAGTTTGTATTGGCAGCTCAATGACTGTTGGCCGGTGACTTCGTGGAGTTCGGTGGATTATTTTGGGAACTGGAAAGCCTTTCATTATCAGGCGAAGCGTAGTTTTGAAAGTATTTTGGTTTCAGTTGCAGAAGAAGATAATCAATATAAAGTTTATGTGGTTAATGATGACGTGAAGTCCAAAAAAGGAATGCTGCAACTGGAATTGGTTGATTTTAATGGTAAAGTCTTGTGGAGATCGGCCTCGGAAATTCGAGTGGAAGAAAATACAAGTAAAATGTATTATTCAATCGATAAAAGTGAATTTGCAAGTTTCAATCACAAAGAAATCGTACTTTCAGGTAAAATTAAGTTTTATGATAGAGAAATTTTATCTGCATTGTATTATTTCGTGAAGCCGAAAGATTTAGAATTGAAGCAGCCGAAAATCTCCGCAACTCATTTAGATGAAAATACGGTGGAATTAACTACGGATGTTTTAGCTAAAAACGTTTTTCTTTCATCCGATAGAGGTCATTTTAGTGATAATTATTTTGATTTGCTCCCTAACGAAAAAAAGGTGATTCACATTAAAGGGGATTCGAAAAATATGCAGCTAAAGACTCTGAATGCATTCGTTTACCAATAA
- a CDS encoding copper homeostasis protein CutC — protein sequence MKKLEIACFNPESAIIAQQGGADRVELCDNIKEGGTTPDFEATRQTRKKLDIDLYVMIRPRGGDFVYTEEEFQQMKNEIVQFKTLGVNGFVFGILNADKSIDVQRNSELVELAKPLPCTFHRAFDEVHDVFLSLENVIQCGFSTILTSGTMPNVVEGITVLKQLVQKASNRIVIMPGGGLRSTNIELLQDQTNAGFYHSSAITDGSEIASIDEVKVLKSNLNE from the coding sequence ATGAAGAAATTAGAAATAGCTTGTTTTAATCCTGAGTCTGCAATAATTGCGCAACAAGGCGGAGCCGACAGGGTAGAACTTTGCGACAATATAAAAGAAGGCGGAACCACGCCAGATTTTGAGGCTACAAGGCAAACCCGCAAAAAATTAGATATTGATTTATATGTGATGATCCGTCCCAGAGGTGGTGATTTTGTGTATACCGAAGAAGAATTTCAGCAGATGAAAAATGAAATCGTGCAATTCAAAACCCTTGGTGTAAACGGATTTGTTTTCGGAATTTTAAATGCGGATAAAAGTATTGATGTACAGCGAAATTCTGAATTAGTAGAATTAGCAAAACCGCTTCCGTGTACGTTTCATAGGGCCTTTGATGAGGTTCACGACGTTTTTTTGTCGTTAGAGAACGTAATTCAATGCGGGTTTTCAACTATCCTTACTTCCGGAACAATGCCCAATGTGGTGGAAGGAATCACTGTGCTAAAGCAATTGGTGCAAAAAGCGAGTAACAGAATAGTAATAATGCCAGGTGGTGGCTTACGTTCGACTAATATCGAGTTACTTCAAGACCAAACCAATGCCGGGTTTTACCATTCTTCTGCCATTACAGATGGAAGTGAAATAGCTTCCATTGATGAGGTTAAGGTCTTGAAATCTAATTTAAACGAATGA
- a CDS encoding isoaspartyl peptidase/L-asparaginase family protein: MANRRNFLKTTAIASVAVALNGFRGKTEGNEVIFPSGKVKKPIVLSTWNFGIPANAAAWDVLKNNGRALDAVEAGVRIPESDPNERSVGYGGRPDREGRVTLDACIMDEFSNIGSVACLEYIKHPISVARAVMEKTPHVMLVGDGALQFALNQGFKKENLLVEASEKEWKEWLKTSQYHPKANIENHDTIGMIALDAHGNLSGACTTSGLAYKMHGRVGDSPILGAGLYVDNEIGAATATGHGEEVIRITGCHLVVELMRQGRSPQKACEEAVARIVKLTKIRNKNLKDIQVGFIALNKKGEHGAYCVQGGFNYAKYDETGNKLIDADYFLKS, encoded by the coding sequence ATGGCAAATCGCAGGAATTTTTTAAAGACAACAGCCATCGCTTCAGTAGCGGTAGCCTTGAATGGCTTCCGTGGAAAAACGGAAGGAAACGAAGTGATTTTTCCTTCAGGGAAAGTAAAGAAACCCATTGTGCTTTCTACATGGAATTTCGGAATTCCGGCCAATGCAGCGGCATGGGATGTTCTTAAGAATAATGGACGTGCCCTCGATGCGGTGGAAGCCGGTGTAAGAATCCCGGAAAGCGACCCGAATGAGCGCAGTGTTGGTTACGGCGGGCGTCCTGACCGTGAAGGAAGGGTAACTTTAGATGCATGCATTATGGATGAGTTTTCCAATATCGGTTCGGTTGCCTGTTTAGAATACATCAAACATCCAATTAGTGTGGCCCGTGCCGTGATGGAAAAAACGCCTCACGTAATGTTGGTAGGCGATGGGGCTCTGCAATTTGCCTTGAACCAAGGATTTAAAAAAGAAAATCTGTTGGTGGAAGCTTCTGAAAAAGAATGGAAAGAGTGGCTGAAAACCAGCCAATATCATCCCAAAGCAAATATAGAAAATCACGATACCATCGGAATGATTGCCTTGGATGCGCACGGAAACCTTTCAGGTGCGTGTACCACAAGCGGATTGGCATACAAAATGCATGGCCGCGTGGGTGATTCGCCAATATTAGGTGCCGGACTGTACGTGGATAACGAAATCGGTGCCGCGACAGCCACAGGACACGGCGAAGAAGTAATCCGAATTACGGGTTGCCATTTGGTGGTGGAACTGATGCGTCAGGGGAGATCTCCACAAAAAGCATGTGAGGAAGCGGTTGCCCGAATTGTAAAGCTGACCAAAATCCGAAACAAAAATCTTAAGGATATTCAAGTCGGATTCATCGCATTGAACAAAAAAGGAGAGCACGGCGCATATTGCGTTCAGGGTGGGTTCAATTATGCGAAATATGATGAAACCGGAAATAAATTAATTGATGCCGATTACTTTTTGAAATCATGA
- a CDS encoding sodium-translocating pyrophosphatase translates to MGSMVIYVPIIMALLGLAFMWVKRSWVLKQHAGDGKMKEISDHIYEGALAFLKAEYKLLALFVILASIILATVSFIVPTTHILIVVAFVFGAFFSALAGNMGMKIATKTNVRTTQAARSSLPDALKISFGGGTVMGLGVAGLAVLGLTSFFIFFFNYFMHGTWTSTEDMTVVLETLAGFSLGAESIALFARVGGGIYTKAADVGADLVGKVEAGIPEDDPRNPATIADNVGDNVGDVAGMGADLFGSYVATVLAAMVLGNYVIKDMGGNIQDEFGGIGPILLPMTIAGFGILFSIIGTMLVKITSNDAKEKQVQAALNVGNWVAIGLTLVACYFLVQYLLPETMKMNFYGEGLKEISSMRVFYATIVGLTVGGVISSVTEYYTGLGTKPVLAIVQKSSTGAGTNVIAGLATGMISTFPTVLLFGIAIWVSYALAGFYGVALAASAMMATTAMQLAIDAFGPISDNAGGIAEMSELPKEVRTRTDILDSVGNTTAATGKGFAIASAALTSLALFAAYVTFTGIDGINIFKAPVLAMLFIGGMIPVVFSALAMNSVGKAAMDMVYEVRRQFKEIPGIMEGKGKPEYGKCVEISTKAALREMMLPGLLTIGFPIFIVILGKLVYSGNNQMIAEMLGGYMAGVTVSGVLWAIFQNNAGGAWDNAKKSFEAGVMINGEMTFKGSDAHKAAVTGDTVGDPFKDTSGPSMNILIKLTCLIGLVIAPILGDGHSDSAVMAKGGCCGQKGMYAQHKTKCDMSKMAMMSKEECAKMCEKMGCSDEEKAMCASYYDENGKFKGRKGMMKKETMKRVSIEKETEDGKTKATIKTTTIENGKETEKVETFEGTEAEVDAKIEASKNK, encoded by the coding sequence ATGGGATCAATGGTGATTTACGTGCCAATCATAATGGCATTGTTAGGACTTGCTTTTATGTGGGTTAAAAGGAGTTGGGTTCTGAAGCAACATGCGGGTGATGGAAAAATGAAAGAGATTTCAGACCACATCTACGAGGGAGCATTAGCTTTTCTCAAAGCAGAATATAAATTGCTGGCACTTTTTGTTATTCTGGCAAGTATCATTCTGGCAACCGTTTCGTTTATTGTACCAACTACGCACATATTAATCGTTGTTGCCTTTGTTTTTGGTGCCTTTTTTTCGGCTTTGGCCGGAAATATGGGTATGAAAATCGCAACCAAGACAAATGTCAGAACCACTCAGGCAGCACGCAGCAGTTTACCTGATGCATTAAAAATTTCCTTTGGAGGCGGAACCGTAATGGGGCTTGGTGTCGCCGGTTTAGCCGTTTTAGGACTGACGTCTTTCTTTATTTTCTTCTTTAATTACTTCATGCATGGCACGTGGACTTCCACCGAAGATATGACTGTCGTGTTGGAAACGCTGGCCGGTTTTTCTCTTGGTGCAGAATCTATTGCCTTATTCGCTCGTGTGGGTGGCGGGATTTACACTAAAGCCGCCGATGTGGGTGCCGATCTTGTTGGAAAAGTAGAAGCGGGTATTCCCGAAGACGATCCGCGAAATCCTGCGACTATTGCTGATAATGTAGGTGATAATGTGGGGGATGTTGCCGGAATGGGTGCTGATTTGTTCGGTTCGTACGTGGCAACGGTTTTGGCAGCCATGGTACTCGGAAATTATGTTATCAAAGATATGGGAGGTAATATTCAGGATGAGTTTGGCGGAATCGGACCCATTTTACTGCCAATGACAATTGCCGGTTTCGGAATCCTGTTCTCGATTATAGGAACGATGCTGGTTAAAATTACAAGCAACGATGCCAAAGAAAAGCAGGTTCAAGCTGCTTTAAACGTTGGGAACTGGGTTGCAATCGGACTGACATTAGTGGCTTGCTACTTTTTGGTGCAATACTTGTTGCCTGAAACCATGAAAATGAATTTTTACGGAGAAGGTCTAAAAGAAATCTCATCCATGAGAGTGTTTTATGCTACAATCGTAGGATTAACGGTAGGAGGTGTGATTTCCTCGGTAACGGAATACTACACTGGATTAGGAACCAAACCTGTTTTGGCAATCGTACAAAAATCGTCTACAGGAGCGGGAACAAATGTAATTGCCGGTTTGGCTACAGGAATGATTTCTACTTTTCCAACGGTATTATTGTTCGGGATAGCTATTTGGGTATCGTACGCTTTAGCAGGATTCTACGGGGTAGCTTTAGCGGCTTCGGCAATGATGGCTACTACGGCTATGCAATTGGCCATTGATGCATTCGGGCCTATTTCAGATAATGCGGGAGGAATCGCCGAGATGAGCGAATTGCCAAAAGAAGTCCGCACCAGAACCGATATTTTGGATTCGGTAGGAAATACTACAGCGGCAACCGGAAAGGGCTTTGCCATTGCGTCGGCAGCGTTAACTTCATTGGCATTGTTTGCTGCGTATGTTACTTTTACTGGAATTGACGGAATCAATATTTTCAAAGCGCCGGTTTTGGCGATGTTATTCATAGGCGGAATGATTCCGGTTGTTTTCTCTGCTCTGGCTATGAATTCGGTTGGAAAGGCAGCGATGGACATGGTGTACGAAGTACGCCGTCAGTTCAAAGAGATTCCGGGCATCATGGAAGGTAAAGGAAAACCGGAGTACGGAAAATGCGTAGAAATCTCAACAAAAGCCGCGTTACGCGAAATGATGTTACCGGGGCTACTTACCATCGGTTTTCCGATTTTTATTGTGATCTTAGGTAAACTGGTGTATTCAGGTAATAATCAAATGATCGCCGAAATGTTAGGCGGTTATATGGCAGGTGTTACTGTTTCGGGAGTGCTTTGGGCAATATTTCAAAACAATGCCGGTGGTGCGTGGGACAATGCTAAAAAATCATTTGAGGCAGGTGTGATGATTAACGGAGAAATGACTTTTAAAGGTTCCGATGCGCACAAAGCAGCGGTAACCGGTGATACTGTCGGAGATCCGTTTAAAGATACTTCCGGTCCTTCAATGAACATTTTAATCAAATTGACCTGTTTGATTGGATTGGTTATTGCGCCAATTTTAGGCGACGGACATTCTGATTCTGCAGTGATGGCTAAAGGCGGTTGTTGCGGTCAAAAGGGAATGTACGCCCAGCATAAAACGAAATGCGATATGTCTAAAATGGCCATGATGTCAAAGGAGGAATGCGCAAAAATGTGTGAGAAAATGGGCTGTTCCGATGAAGAAAAAGCCATGTGTGCGTCGTATTACGACGAAAACGGAAAATTCAAAGGTAGAAAAGGGATGATGAAAAAAGAAACGATGAAGCGTGTTTCCATCGAAAAAGAGACGGAAGACGGAAAAACAAAAGCGACAATTAAAACGACAACTATAGAAAACGGAAAGGAAACAGAAAAAGTAGAAACTTTTGAAGGAACCGAAGCCGAAGTTGATGCTAAAATTGAAGCCTCAAAAAATAAATAA
- a CDS encoding glycoside hydrolase family 20 protein gives MTSRLIVFLVLLFNSAFSQNPLPLIPKPKELVQKDGNFVLNHTTLILIGNSESNTEIKLFNQFLKSAYGFELKTTNNSKSPLKTIQIQVENPKDNQSGEYELKVGNSKIQIFSKGNIGLFYAFQTLEQLLPVEKKAELKIPCLEIKDEPKYVWRGMHLDVGRHFFPKEFIKKYIDYLAMYKMNTFHWHLTEDQGWRIEIKKYPKLTEVGAWRNGSMVGHYNDQKFDDKKYGGFYTQEEIKEIVAYANERHITVVPEIEMPGHSQAALAAYQELSCTGGPFEVAMQWGVLDDVYCPKEETFEFLQNVLTEVLDLFPSEYIHIGGDESPKTRWKNCAHCQALIKKEGLNDEHELQSYFIRRIEKFLNSKGRQIIGWDEILEGGLAPNAAVMSWRGTEGGITAAKQKHKAVMTPGSHCYFDHYQGEPKNEPVAIGGYTTVEKVYSFEPTPKELTSEEAKYILGAQGNVWTEYMNTPEHVEYMIMPRMAALTEVVWGTSDASKYQDFQNRLIQHFSVYEAKGINYSKALFEVTSKVSPSDKRQGVVFLLKSTKEGICFTTDGTNPTAASNKYEKPISVTESQTVKAAYFENGKQKSAIIEQPFFITKSTGKKISLVNQPHGNYGIGGSFTLVDGMRGNMEKYGRDWIGFWGKDLDATIDLGKKQDVSKVTVDVLTSEGSWIYYPKYVEVLVSADGKMFRSVKKVTVEEIIQQRGVAAITFDKQKVKYIKVTAPNAGKIPEGKPGAGSDCWLFVDEIMVE, from the coding sequence ATGACTTCTAGACTAATTGTATTTTTAGTATTGCTTTTCAATAGTGCCTTTTCGCAAAATCCATTGCCGTTAATTCCGAAACCCAAAGAATTGGTTCAAAAAGACGGGAACTTCGTTTTAAACCATACAACACTTATTCTGATTGGTAATTCAGAAAGCAATACAGAAATTAAGCTGTTCAACCAGTTTTTAAAATCGGCATACGGATTCGAACTGAAAACAACAAACAATTCCAAGAGTCCGCTGAAGACAATTCAGATCCAGGTTGAAAATCCGAAAGACAATCAATCGGGTGAATATGAGTTGAAAGTAGGCAATTCAAAAATACAGATTTTCTCCAAAGGGAACATAGGACTGTTTTACGCGTTTCAGACATTGGAACAATTGCTTCCGGTCGAAAAAAAAGCCGAACTGAAAATCCCGTGTCTCGAAATAAAAGACGAACCAAAATACGTTTGGCGCGGAATGCATTTAGATGTCGGACGTCATTTCTTTCCAAAGGAATTCATCAAAAAATATATAGATTATTTGGCGATGTACAAAATGAATACTTTTCACTGGCATTTAACCGAAGACCAGGGTTGGCGTATCGAAATCAAAAAATATCCGAAATTAACTGAAGTAGGCGCCTGGCGCAATGGATCTATGGTAGGACATTATAACGATCAGAAGTTTGACGACAAAAAGTACGGCGGATTTTATACGCAGGAAGAAATTAAAGAAATCGTTGCCTATGCCAATGAACGCCACATCACTGTCGTTCCCGAAATTGAAATGCCTGGCCATTCCCAAGCGGCTTTAGCGGCGTATCAGGAGTTATCATGTACCGGCGGACCGTTTGAAGTAGCGATGCAATGGGGTGTTTTGGATGATGTGTATTGTCCTAAAGAAGAGACATTCGAATTTTTGCAGAATGTCCTGACCGAAGTTCTGGATTTATTTCCATCAGAATACATTCATATCGGTGGTGATGAAAGTCCGAAAACACGTTGGAAGAACTGCGCTCACTGTCAGGCACTCATCAAAAAAGAAGGGTTGAATGATGAACACGAATTACAAAGTTATTTCATCAGACGAATTGAGAAATTCCTAAATTCCAAAGGAAGACAAATTATCGGTTGGGATGAAATCCTGGAAGGCGGATTGGCGCCTAATGCAGCTGTAATGAGCTGGCGTGGTACGGAAGGCGGAATTACAGCGGCAAAACAAAAACATAAGGCTGTAATGACACCGGGCTCGCATTGTTATTTCGACCATTATCAGGGAGAGCCCAAAAACGAGCCGGTTGCCATCGGCGGATACACAACAGTAGAAAAAGTATATTCGTTTGAACCGACTCCAAAAGAGCTGACTTCGGAGGAAGCAAAATATATATTGGGCGCCCAGGGAAATGTCTGGACCGAATACATGAATACGCCTGAGCATGTCGAATACATGATTATGCCACGTATGGCCGCTTTGACGGAAGTGGTTTGGGGAACTTCCGATGCGTCGAAGTATCAGGATTTTCAAAACCGCTTGATACAGCATTTTTCGGTTTATGAAGCAAAAGGTATCAATTACAGTAAGGCACTGTTTGAAGTGACCTCCAAAGTTAGTCCGTCTGATAAAAGGCAGGGCGTTGTCTTCCTGCTGAAATCGACAAAAGAAGGTATCTGTTTTACCACTGACGGAACGAATCCGACCGCAGCTTCGAATAAATATGAAAAACCTATTTCAGTTACAGAAAGCCAAACCGTAAAAGCGGCTTATTTTGAAAATGGGAAACAGAAAAGCGCCATAATCGAGCAACCGTTTTTCATTACAAAATCAACCGGAAAGAAAATAAGTCTGGTGAATCAGCCTCATGGGAATTACGGAATCGGAGGTTCATTTACTCTGGTAGACGGAATGCGCGGAAATATGGAGAAATACGGGCGCGACTGGATTGGTTTCTGGGGAAAAGATTTGGATGCGACCATCGATTTGGGGAAGAAACAAGATGTTTCAAAAGTAACGGTTGATGTTTTAACCAGTGAAGGAAGTTGGATCTATTATCCGAAGTATGTTGAAGTTTTGGTGTCGGCAGATGGTAAAATGTTTCGTTCTGTGAAGAAAGTCACTGTTGAGGAAATCATTCAACAGAGAGGTGTGGCTGCAATCACATTTGATAAGCAAAAAGTAAAATACATCAAAGTTACAGCTCCAAACGCGGGCAAAATTCCGGAAGGGAAACCGGGTGCGGGCTCGGATTGCTGGTTGTTTGTGGATGAAATTATGGTGGAATAA